The sequence agttctACTCTGATGAATACAacttacttcatcccgacggccacccggacgaccaccagagagtaatacgcaagcgcagaaggactgataagataattagcatacaaaGCGGGTCTAggtggagctaggaaatgaatatgcatagatctGTTGTGAAACTTAAtgaatatgtaatattttaggagataaaaaagaactgagtgaacaaatcggacgaagttagatttgggcaggcatgcccttAACTTCCGGCGGCTAATAAAAGCACCTTCacataatcactttgtggattatgtgtctttATGAAAGCTAACGTGCAGACACCAagatcagtgcagaaggagggcaggaggtgctgcaggtgccagagctgaagttcccctgtggcctatggagaggcccctggtggagcacgctgttcccctgcagcccatgggtcccacacggagcagatctccacgctgcagcccgtggaggagcccccggtggagcaggtggatgtggcctggaggaggctgcggcccatggagagcccccgcaggagcaggccccgggccggagctgcagcccgtggagaggagcccacgcaggagcagggggtctggggggagctgccgcccgtgggggacccgtgctggagcagtttgctcctgggggatggaccccgtggtacggagccatgtgggagcagttcttgaagagttgctgcctgtgggcagcagtCCTGCTCAGTTCTGGAAGGATGGCATctcatgggagggaccccacgtggagctggggcagagagtgaccgtgaaggagcggtggagacaaagcatcagggactTGGTTCATGGAAGAAGACTATAACTCAACACAAATAagttataaagtaggtatgtggtttatCTTGGCGCCGGTCACATGCGGGATAGCCCCCAAAGGCACGCGCACCTTAACGCGgcaacttgctttggttatatgcagtaaaaagttacatatgcatgaagtttcccaatacGCTTATGCGTATGCCTAACTTATCCccgctttgtattaaaattagctccaagaagtcatttccataaactcctcccatctgcgcctgcgcagtgccttctggtggtggtcgtcggggggTCGTGGGAATGAAGTCCGATAACTCCTCTTCATCACCACTAGTTGACCCCGtgcctttgtacagactcagctgccccttggctcttgtccaaaccacaaggtcggtctcagctggtttttgagacaggttccccatttttgtcaggaaacatctTCTGTGAGGGGCCCCAAGACTCCTTGTTTCGATTAATTTGCACAGCAGTAAGCAAAGACACGCagcaatatctattttaaagcgattaagcaagccccctttctttcattcctggctttaataattacaattgttttatttagaaatcattaatacGATCAAGCAAGCCCCCGATCTTCTATCCCTGGCTTCAGTCCCCCCTTTCTAGAAGattagtaaattcttttactCGCAGCAAAGATTCCCAACTTGGTACTGATCACTTAATGCCATACCATGGACGTGCAACAAAGAAGTCAGCATGGCTATGCGGTATAACATTCTCCAGTTCCAGAGTAGTATAATTACATACAATACAAGACTCATACCAACTAAGGTCAATATGACTATGATCGGGTGACACAATGTATTGAGAATGCCATTTGCCGTTGGTGACCACCCGAAGATTGTGTCTCACCAGTGATGACCAGCACCTTGTTTATATTGTATTGTTAGACTTGATCAACTGGTGGGATACCACTGGTGccaaatataaaaatcacacCCGACAATTCTaacaaagttacaaatacaaaagttagaATGATTTTTGCTAGGGAGAGTAATATTCTCCTTATCTACTCCTgcaaaagcacaagcagttcttaaacacacacagccttgaCCAATATATAAGCACAGTCTTTTGACTagtatttggatgaatttcaaagtggAAAACACCTTGCTCAGTGTCAAGACATACGTCCTGAGCGTCAAGTGTGTTGCTTTCACAGATAAATCCTTTAATCATTAATCATGAACAtgattaagcaagcccccattcttctatccctggcttcagactgaccgcagcccccattcccccgtgccgctcagggggaggaggtggaagagggtgggtggGACGAAGTTggctttggtttctttcctttgtttctcacttctctggCTTGTTAGTAAGTAACAGCCAATAGATTTTACTAATTTCCATactctgagtttgttttgcccttCACAATAGCTGTTGAGTGAACTCCCTGTTCTtgtctcaacccttgagcccttttcatcgtattttctcccccttttccctttgaggagtgGGAGTGAGTGAGCGGTTGtgatggagctcagctgcccacctgagtaaaaccaccacagaggtGTGTCCCACAGTCACTCCATAGGCAAACAAGGGGTCTTGCAAAGTAACTCCTTCACAGGGAATGAGaacttccccctgcccccttcTTTTGCTCCCTCCGTAGAGGTTTGCAGTCCAAGGCAGTCGCGTGCTGTTGCGGAGAGTGGATCGCGGCGGGCAGGCGATTTTCCGCATCGAGGCCGCTGGAGGCAGTCAAGGGAGCCGCAAGGACCCAGcaagttgactccacgcctcaagacttcctccaacaagaaggaaagaagggtaatggttgtaggcgactcccttctgaagggaacagagggccccatATGTCAGCTcgaccctacccgtagggaagtctgcagCCTACCTGGGGCTCGGGTCAAGGACATTACCAGGAAACTTCCTGACCTCGTTAGCCCCCCTCCGATTATTACCCATTAGTGAGAATTCAGGGTGGCAGTGATGAAACTGCTGAGAGAAGCCTGGAGactatcaaaagggacttcaggggaTTGGGGCAATTGCTGGATGGAGTGGGTGcgcaggtggtgttttcctctgccttcagcccTCCCTGAATTTGCCAGATGAGTGGCAGAAGATCTCTTTATATGGGGGAGCCCGGGTCTCAGAGGATGCTGGTTTGAAGCCTACAAATCATTTCCCCTGCATTCAGAAATCTGGCCGCAGCATTAAAGCTCTCTGCCAGCCTCATGGACAGTGTGGTTGAGGTCCCCCGCTTGTCGTGGGCTATCCCTTTTGCAAGGGAACCATTTCCAGCCACAAGAGGCAAATGACACCTCTGTCTTTGTGTATTCTCCCTTTTTCCATCCCAAGCCCTTGTCCCTAGTTCACCCAGGAGTTTCCCTTGGTACTGTGTAACTCACAGGACACATCTGCAAGAGGGTTGGTCTGCTTCCCACAAcggaaaaaatacatttgatgtTCACAGGATGCTCCTGGTCAGTAAGAGAGACGAGCAGAAGGAATCAGAGGGAACAGTCACATGGGcatgggagaggagaagcaaagTCCGTAAGGGAGAAGGGAACAGACAAAGACCCACACTACATGACATGGTTTATTAAATGCCAAGGCGGGCGACAGAACTTGGAATTAAAGGCAGGCTGTTATCTGCACAGAACCGCTGCGTTCTTGCCAGCGTGGTGGGGGCAATGGCTGCTTTTGCTCACGGCCTGGAAACTGCCCAAATTAGGGGGCAGAAGGCAAGTGTTGGCAGTCATCTTCCATCTTGGTAGAACTATGGCTTGTTTTCTGGACTGGGACTTTGTCTGCTCCACCTTCATCTGATCAGTAATGATATCCAGCTGTGAAAACAGGGAAACAcacaataagaagaaaatgcacaagGCAGGAACACCTTTTCACCTCCAATTACCAGTATTCCAGAAGTTAGTGAAGGAAATACCACAGGCTACACACAGAACGTTGTGAGGGAACCTGCAAATGACTCTTGCTCATCAGTGTTAGACTTAGTCCTCTGCAGCCCTCTTCATCCTCAAGTGTCCCTACTCTCTAAGCATTCAAACTGGGCATTCTTTGGAACACTACTCCTAAAATACAGCTTCCGCATTCACCTTGAAAACGTTGAAAAGGATCTGCCTTTGAAAAGGCAAACATCTTCCTGCTGCAACCTGGCCCTAACGCAGCCTTCAGTGCGGCATGTCTTTGTCTGGTGCCTGTTCTCCTATTACCATTTGTACGGTTATTTTGTctattctccctttctttcccttcactcTTTCCCTTACGGCTTTGCAGAAGAAGAAGGGCACTCTGTATTTTGCACACCCCCCAATGACCAGAGGTCTTCAGCCCGCCCCCATACAGTTGTGTACTCTTCTGATGCTTAGCAGTTGTTTTAGCATAAAGAAGGTGTGTTTTGGAACCACAAAGGGATTCTAACTTGAGGCTCAGAAGCGTAAGCTTGCTCACAGATATGCTTTAAGAGGGGTTGAGAATAACATTTATGAATGCTGACCTGAGCCACGCAGGCTTCAGTGGTGCTTCCGGTGGAGCTTAGCGTTGTTTTCGTCTAGACGCTGACGAGCTCTGAAAAAGTCAGATGCATGCAAGAATTATATTTGGTTACAGTTTGGCAAAGCTACTCTCCAGGTCTTTGACCAACATTCGACTTCTGAGAGTGGAAGGGATTAATGGCATctaaacacaaaaacatcattTGATTTGAGGTTTTTGGAGAGCTTGCATCCATTGTGGAAAAGTACCGCCAATGCTGTGTATTTATGTGGCTTCTTCTGGAAGATGCATCACCTGCATAAAGAGTCAGGGATATCCTCCCCTGCCTAAGGAAATCTCAAATCTCAGACATGCTGCTGAAATGGCAGCCAAAGCCGTAGACTTCACAGAATCAGATTCTACTATCTAGAAGGCTCCTACTTCTTTAAGCATTCTTAGTTTGTTGTCATGACAATAGGACATGCAGTTCCTCTTTTCTGCCTTACATCGCTGTACTGGGTgtacgtggcaaggttttggctGTAACGGGCTGCAGGgttggcctctgtgagaagagtccaggatctccatgctgcagcctgtggaggagcccccggtggagcaggtggatgtggcctggaggaggctgcggcccatggagagcccccgcaggagcaggccccaggcagAGAGTGACTATGAGAGTGACTATAGGCATATTTACTGACGTAATGTTGGTCAGGTATACAAGAGGGATTTTAGGAGGAGAACGtacaaggaaaaagcagcatcttGCTTTCACTCCAAAACCCAGTCTGGACATACCTTTGCAAGTCATTTTCTAGACCTTCTCTGAGCTTTTGTTCCTCCAGATAGTAGCGCTTGTACCTTTCCAGTTTTGCCTGAATGGACTCATCTGGAAAAGTATGCTCTTGTGGTGTCTTTCTCCCTCCATCCTCCTCTTCAGAGTCAGCAcctctgcttctgtgctttaGGTTCTTTCTCAGAGAAGCACAAGGAGGGGATCTTGTCAGCTCTTGCATGTCTGGAGAGGCTGCCCGTGTCTGAAGCAGATAATGAAATTTCCATCACcacaaagaagaagagaaccATCCCCCCATCAGTCACACATACCCAGTTTCAAGGGCCCAGCCTCACTCAGGGGAGGCCACTTGCCTCCTCACTACCACCAGCAGTGAAGGCAGAAGCCGGAAACTCCCACAGGTCAACCATTCATTTTAGTCTGAAGGAGAAAGTAAGCCTTTTCCAAAGGCTCCATACACATTTCACAGGGACTTCTGTGCCTGTGGAGAACAGCGCCTCACAGAAAGAATGAGGGGCAAGACCCCAAATACAAACATCACCTGCGACTTCTGGTCCGAGCACTTGTTCCTTGTCAGGCTCTTTCTTATCTCTGTCTCATGCTGTTGCTTTTGCCTGTGACCCACCTTGTAAGTCTTCAGAAGAGCTTTGATGCATGCCACCTCTTCTTGCAGCTGGCCATTGCTCTTCTCCAGTTTTTCCTGAGACCCACGCAGAGCAGACAGCTCTTCTTGCAGGTCGCAATTTTGTGCTTCTAGCTGCCTGCGTTTTCCAGActccatctccagctgctgcgAAAGTTCATTGAGCTGTGGAGAGCAATGCATAAAGGGGTAGGGCGTCAAGATGGTCTTTGTCACCTTCTGACTCGgtattaaaagcaaagtaaaggcAGGCTCGTCTTTTAAGAGAAGAACAGCTTTAAGATCTTTGCTGACAGGATTCCCCAAGTTTCCATCCTTCCTCGGTTCTTTTGCTAGGGACGCTCTTGCCCAAAATGCTCCTCTGCTCATGGGACATCAAACACACCTCTACCCAGACACCAGAAAGAATGCCTATTGTGTGTCGGGGGAAGCGCTGCAGTGCAGAACGGACTAGGCACGAGCAACAAATACTCTTCCTGCCCTTACTCTGAAAGCTTTGGAAACAGTGCCTCAGGAGGCCACTTTGACAGAACTGCTGGAGGAAGGCATTTTCTCTCTAGGTCAAAGCTGATGTTTGGTTGCAAGGATACGGAGGATATAGCAGATGTCCCATTAAGTCCCAAAGGCCAGCTGCGATGCTGTCTTACTCTTCTCCCCCAGAAATACACCTTTTCTACACCTTCTAAAAATACACTCGGGACGTTCCTGCCTTTTATAAATAGATagaaaacgaacaaacaaaaatccctcaaaacaaacacaaacaaaaaataaaaacaaacaaaaacccggaaacttaatcttcattttacacTGCCTAAACACAATGCCATTCCCTGTCATTTAAGAGAACTCTTCTAATGGCAGTGAAGCCACGAGAATGCTACGAGCCTTTGGACTAAGAATGAGCCACCACAAGGGCACTTGACTCCTTCTGCAATACCTGCTATGTATGACAACAGAAGGAGCATCAAGTAGAGAACAGACATCTCACAATACAAGAAGGAGCATAGAAAAGAACAACAGAGGTATGGACattaacagacaaaaaaagaaaccacaaaatccTGCAGAATCCAGAGCTCACCTTTGCTGTTAATTTATCAGCTTCACTGGCCCCTTCAGAGCAGCTGCTCATCATGTCTCTTGCAGTAGTGAACTGGGGCTCTCTTTCTCTGGCCTCATATTCTCTTAGTTTCTGCAGAGCTCCGTTCAGAAGCCTCCTTAACCTGTGCAGCAAATTAGTCAAGAAAACATTGAGGTAGGAGGTGAAGGAACTACCAGCCTGTTTCACATTCTCAGACATAAACAGCATAGAGAAGCCTTGCTTCTTCTTTAACACGCTTGACAGACCAGGAgttactgagaaaaaacagcagtcCAGTGCCGCAGATCACTTGGAGGGTCCACCTTGCACCTGAACGGAGGAATAAATGGAGAAGGGACTTCCTGCCCTCCCAGGAGAATTGCAGGGCAACCTGCACTTGAAGTTCTTTTGGCAGCTCTGTAAAACCATAGGCACGTGTACAGAAGAGCCTTGTAAGACCTAGCGTGAGGCTTGAATTTGCTCACAGACAGTTACCCTCACCTATTTTTACATTCAGCCTCCATGAAGCTTGATTTCTACTCTATGGGATCTCTCTTTAAAGTGCTAACAAGCCATACCTGCGACATTCTCTCCGCAGTTCgctgttgcttttcatttcctgctcGAGGCGCACTTCGACTGGGCATTTCAACTCGAccagcttctcttctgttctctgacactgatgctttcaaaacagaaacGATACATGGTAGAACCAGCACAGGGACAGCATCTACATGTGGTATGTGCAGATAGCCTAGGCAGAACTCGGTAGCAGTACTGGGGAAGCAGGAGTAGCAGGGCTTCCCCTTCCCTTGAACGTGCCCTGCCATAAAAGCAGGAGGGTTTCCCAGGGCTCCCCTGGTCTTTTCACCCACTACCTGCCCAGCAGGTATTCAAAGACTAAAATAGTCATTCACAGAAAGCATTCCCATACCTGCTGGTGTGGATGCCCGTCTGCGGTTGTCTGTGCTGACTGAAAGGCAGTTACCAAGTCCTCCGGGTGATTACGAGCCTacagaagcacaaaaagaagCGAAAAGTCATGCTGCGTGCAACTTTCCTGCCTCACACCTCTCTGCCgctcttcccctcctgccagTCTCAGTAGAGTACAGGGCTCATgttcacctccctcctccccaggcagACAAGAAGAATCATTTGCTTCACAGAGGCCACAGATGAAAGCCCCTCCTTTACGCCAAGAGGAACTGCTTTATTAGCGACAGCGCGGCATGTCAGGTCGGGGCTGTGCAGCATTGTGCAAACTTGACTACCACCTCTCACGCAGGAGGAATATCTCAAGTGCAGCCTGAGATCTTCAATATCACCACTGgtctaaagcagaaaatacctAGACCAGTGCATTCCAGTGAACCCTTATTTTTTCTAGTGCTAAGAACTTCCTGGTGTTGTAGGACTTGCCGTAGTATCATGGGAAAACtctcaaaaccagaaagctgGGGAACAGACCGGCAGGATTTTCAGAGCAGCTTACAGTCAGCACAGCTGGTCAAGAACTCGGCTCCCCTAAGCTTGgcagaaaaatctcatcttaCTTTGTCCCCACAGAACTACTTAGCTAGGCGCAGGAGCTCACAGGGAAGAGGGAAGTTTATCACTGACTTACTGAGGCAGAGGCTTGCTGGTGTCTCTGAAGGGCTTCAATCAGTCTGCTTTGTTGCTGGATTGTGGCTTCCAATCTGTCACTTCCAGCTTTGagtctgaaagagaaatacaggcCTTATTGGGGAACTCCACAAGAGCACACAGTTGGAAAGAACAGTGTGCAAGAACATAAGCTAAAGCAAAGGCTTCTTTCCAAATCCTGTATTAACTTTCTGTGATGTGACGAGGCAATTCCCTCGCGTTCACACAGTCCCAGAAAGCAGCGTCTCGCCCCTCTGTCTTACTACCCTGCCTACCCTTGCATGCGTTCTTCCAGCTTTTGGAGAGCTCCAGTTCCAAAGAATGGCTCCAGAAAGCCTTGCACTTTCTGggaagaagctgctgcttctctcttcttaTCCTCCAGTACAGTCTCCAGGTATTTTACCCAGACCTCAGACTCAATACACGCTTGTTCCGATGCCTCCACCTGCAAAACCAAAGGAAGAATCAATCCATGGTGGTCAGCCTAGTCTTTAGGGAGGGAAATTGACTGCTTCCACTCTCAAACCCCCATGCATGTTACTTCACTGCATTTTGTACTAACCCCTCTCCTATAGCTCTGTAGATTTTCTACAGAATTTCCTGAACGCTGGCACAAAACTCAGCCTGCTTTGTCTGCGACTCTGGCACAGACACTGCCAATGCTGGTCCCAACAcagagacatgaaaaaaaatttacaaccGTTGTCAGAGCACACCCAAGTGGTGCCGCACCCTCTGTGTCTCAGAGCACACCCAAGTTTTGAGAAAGCGCAAACTGCTCTGGTCAAACCTACCCCCTGGAAGGTGCCTCCTAACGCACTGCTTTGTCCCTCCAGCTTGTGAAAAGCTCCCCAAAGGGCCCGTTGTGTTGGTCACCAGCagagagggggaagaagggaagagaaaggacaaCCACCCTTGGATTTATCCCTATAGTGCAGCCTTTCCATACCTTAGCTTTAACCATCTCCAATTCCTCTTGCAAGCACTCTGCGTCTTTCTCAGTGTCACTGAGCTGGCTCTCAGTAGCTTCAGGTGGGGCTTCTGACACGGACAGACTTTCAGGAGCACCAGGAAGCTCAAGCTGCAGCTGTCTGTCTTGATCCTAAAGAAATGGTGTTCCGTGAGCATGACAAAGTCAGTGAGAACATGGGAATATGAGCTGTGCTTTTACTCATTAGGTTCTACAACTAGGTCAGTCTTCTGACTGAAACAAAGGATTGGAAGTGCACCACCACCAGGCACAGCTGGGGacctctctccatctttcttagcCTCAACTATCAGCAGCTCTTTGTGAgggtttctgtttcttaaaacagaGGGAAGGCTTAacgttttttctcttcttggaaCATAGCCTGAGAGACTGGGCAGGGGCTTTCTACCTACGCAAAAAGGCGGGCAGTGGAGAATGGAATCTGCAGAACTATTGTTGCCTCCAATGGCATTTCAGCAGTTGTAAAGCAGAAGCCAGACTTCGTTCTGCCAGAGCTTAAGCATGGCCTGGAatctccctgctgcttctgagaACATGCTCGCGGCCAAGGAACGCACgctgaaagcagagctgcaagcCCTCAATGCTATTCTCTGGTATCTCTTCGTTGTTGGCGTTAAGAATTGCCACATAAAGGTTACCGGAGCACTGGTGAAGTATGGTGAAAAGCAACAGTCCACTCCCGGCCAGCCCCTTTGAGAAGCTCAGAAGATTTTAAGCAGCAGGAATAATCTTTGCTGCTTCATTATGTAGAACATGCTTTCCCTAGACTGGAACTCTAACTGAAAGGCCAGCTGCAGCGAGACCCAGTTCTCCCAGCAGTTTCACCAGCCCAGCGCAAACTGAacagctgggctggagcacAAGTAGTTCAAGGGCCCCAGTCACAAACAAGTGGCAGAGGCAGCAACAGAGGTAAGCGAGCCCAGAGGTAAACTTGCCCCAAAGTAAGCGAGCCAAATGGGAGCCCAGTGGGTCCTTCACAGAAAGTACCTTGCGATCCCAGGGCAAttcagcctcttcctcctgctctgctcctacAGCTGGCAGGGCACCTACAAGGGATGGACGAAGCGAGACAGTGTGAGCATTCCTGGCACTCTGCTTTTCCCTGCCAGTCAAGCCCTGCCCCCAAATACGGGAAGCGGTCTGACATCAGGCCACATTAGTTGTCCTCATCAGCTCTTCCACACTTCAGGATCCTACCTTCTCCATCCAAAGCAAGTGTGGCCAGTGCAAAGCGCTCAGTCCTCGGAGAGCAGAATCTGCTGGGGACTGCTGTGTCTTGTGCAGCGCCAGCAGAAGCTTCTCCCGTCTTTTCACAGCGTGCATGTTCTACCAGTTTCTTGCAAAGGCTACACGCAGATAGAGAGAACATACAGGCAGTCAGATCCAAAACATCCTTGCCTAGTATCCTTGCTCTTGCCTAGGACAGCAGCTGACTTGGAACCAGTTCAGAACTGTCTGTGTGCGGTGTCAGTCTCCCCATGATGGTGGACCTGCTACACCACCAGGGATCTCTTTGAGGGTTTATCTAAAGGGACACTGGTAAGATCcccactgaaagaaaaggtgCCTCTTTCCTGGTCAGTGGAGCGGAACTGGGCTTAGCAACACAAGCGGGATTTCTAAGAAAGCCTTGTGGGTGGAAGTTCTCCTCTACTTCCAAATC comes from Anser cygnoides isolate HZ-2024a breed goose chromosome 1, Taihu_goose_T2T_genome, whole genome shotgun sequence and encodes:
- the LOC136789872 gene encoding POTE ankyrin domain family member B-like gives rise to the protein MQRLLGLLHRGQEHPMPSSTSLSRDSDAHQLPEEGLHGLHRAAARGDLARLRRHWWLKKRGKNRRDQAKRTPLHLACANGHADVVRFLVQEKCLLNLCDNTGRSPLMMAVESQHEECVAILLEHRADPNLEGYRGKSALHLAAAAPNTSVAEMLVEHGAHLEAKDCERNTPLLLAISSHHKEMVKFLLQKGANVCARNFFGRTALMLAASAGETDVIELLLSYGANIACDTAVDYALRSGHSDLCKKLVEHARCEKTGEASAGAAQDTAVPSRFCSPRTERFALATLALDGEGALPAVGAEQEEEAELPWDRKDQDRQLQLELPGAPESLSVSEAPPEATESQLSDTEKDAECLQEELEMVKAKVEASEQACIESEVWVKYLETVLEDKKREAAASSQKVQGFLEPFFGTGALQKLEERMQGLKAGSDRLEATIQQQSRLIEALQRHQQASASARNHPEDLVTAFQSAQTTADGHPHQQHQCQRTEEKLVELKCPVEVRLEQEMKSNSELRRECRRLRRLLNGALQKLREYEAREREPQFTTARDMMSSCSEGASEADKLTAKLNELSQQLEMESGKRRQLEAQNCDLQEELSALRGSQEKLEKSNGQLQEEVACIKALLKTYKTRAASPDMQELTRSPPCASLRKNLKHRSRGADSEEEDGGRKTPQEHTFPDESIQAKLERYKRYYLEEQKLREGLENDLQRARQRLDENNAKLHRKHH